In Magnolia sinica isolate HGM2019 chromosome 12, MsV1, whole genome shotgun sequence, a single genomic region encodes these proteins:
- the LOC131220059 gene encoding uncharacterized protein LOC131220059 has protein sequence MDGSNLQIISVCWPQVETGAGHAASQHRSYRQSESAFRMCPRHKNSSSTRLMQESCGFFKSSRGLRQGNPLSPSLFILLAEVFGRGISRLVSSGLCHPFKLKQGCLPVSHLLYADNTVIFLNGSRNSLKAVKSFIAMYQAASGQKVNQRKSSFYCSHKLSVARVWSHDHLLSFRRSTALFSYLGVPLVKGRIRCSQFSPLVAKVATKLHGWSSKILSQAGRLALIAYVLSGIPVHTLAAMVVPKKVLKDLEGMFANFFWGWREGSRKLHWKKWSSICFPKDEGGLGLRKLKDLMKALHLKLAWGVKFGKEGSL, from the exons atcgtacaggcagTCGGAGAGCgcattcagaatgtgtcctcgacacaagaatTCATCTTCAACTCGTTTGATGCAG GAGAGTTGTGGTTTCTTCAAGTCCAGCAGGGGTCTTCGGCAGGGGAACCCCCTCTCACCCAGCCTCTTCATTCTCTTGGCGGAAGTTTTCGGCAGGGGGATCTCTAGGCTGGTTTCTTCTGGGTTGTGTCATCCGTTCAAATTGAAGCAAGGGTGTCTTCCTGTTTCCCATCTGCTTTATGCTGACAACACGGTGATCTTCCTTAATGGGTCTCGTAATTCCTTAAAAGCGGTGAAATCTTTTATTGCCATGTACCAGGCTGCTTCAGGCCAAAAAGTTAACCAGCGGAAGAGCTCCTTCTATTGCTCCCACAAGCTTTCTGTGGCTAGGGTCTGGTCCCATGATCATCTCCTCAGCTTTCGGAGGTCGACTGCGCTGTTTTCTTACTTGGGAGTTCCGTTGGTGAAAGGGAGGATAAGGTGCAGTCAGTTTTCTCCCCTGGTTGCTAAAGTGGCTACCAAACTTCATGGGTGGAGCTCCAAAATCCTTTCTCAGGCTGGTAGATTAGCGTTAATTGCCTATGTTCTCAGCGGGATTCCTGTTCATACCTTAGCGGCCATGGTGGTGCCCAAGAAAGTCTTGAAAGATTTGGAGGGCATGTTCGCCAATTTCTTTTGGGGCTGGCGGGAAGGGTCGAGGAAACTCCATTGGAAGAAATGGAGTAGCATTTGTTTCCCCAAAGATGAGGGCGGGCTAGGTTTAAGGAAATTGAAAGATCTCATGAAGGCACTCCATCTCAAGCTTGCATGGGGAGTCAAATTTGGGAAGGAAGGCAGTCTTTAG